The genome window GACCGCGCCAAAAAGCTGTTCGGCGCCGAGCATGCCAATGTCCAGCCGCACTCGGGGAGCCAGGCCAACTTGTGTGTGTACCTCACAGCACTCGAGCCGGGGGACGCCGTGCTGGGCCTGGATCTGGCACACGGCGGCCACTTGACGCACGGCATGAAGCTCAATATTTCGGGCCGGCTGTATCACTTTCTCAATTACGGCGTGCGCCGCGAAGACCACCGCATCGACTTCGACCAGGTGGCTCGGCTGGCGAAAGAGCACAAGCCGAAAATGATCGTGGCCGGGGCAAGTGCTTATCCGCGCGAGATTCCGCACGACAAATTCGCCCAGATTGCCCGGGATTGTGGTGCGAAGCTGTTCGTCGATATGGCGCACTACGCCGGGCTGGTGGCGGCCGGCCTGCACAACAGCCCGGTGCCGGTGGCCGATTTTGTCACAACGACCACGCACAAGACCTTGCGCGGACCGCGCGGTGGCCTTTCGATGTGCAAAGAAGAATACGCCAAGGACCTGGATCGCAACTTGTTCCCCGGCATCCAAGGGGGGCCGCTGATGCACGTGGTGGCGGGCAAGGCCATCTGCTTCGGCGAGGCGTTGCGACCGGACTTCAAGGACTATGCCAAGCGCATCATCGCCAATGCCAAGGTCCTGGCCGAGGCGCTATTGGCTGGAGGCGTGCGCCTGGTCAGCGGCGGCACCGACAACCACTTGATGTTGGTCGACGTCACGCCTTTGGGAATTGGCGGCAAGAAGGCGGAAGAAGTCCTCGACCTGTGCGGCATCACCGTCAACAAAAACATGATCCCCTTCGACGAGCGGAAGCCGATGGACCCGTCGGGCATTCGCGTCGGCACGCCGGCCCTGACCACGCGCGGCATGGGGACCGAAGAAATGAAACGTGTAGGGGCATGGATGATCGCGGCGCTGAAAGGTGCCGACGATCCCACGACCGTCAAGCGCATTCGCGGCGAAGTATCGACCTTGTGCAAATCGTTTCCCGTGCCGGCATCTGCGCTGACGGATTGATCAAGTGTCTCGAACCGTGTATCAGAAAATCCTTCCATCGCATTGTCCGAGGATTGCATCATGATCCGCCCCCGCCTGATTTCGGCTCTGGTTTTTCTCACGAGTATTGTCGGCCCGCTTGTTGCCTTGCGTGCCGCGGATAGCTCGCCCCTGGTCGCGACGAAGGCCGCGGATGCCGGTCCAGACTACCAGGTGCAAGGCGAGTACGTGGGCGAGATAACGGGCAAAAACAACCCGGATCACATCGGCGGACACGTCGTCGCCCTCGGGGACGGCAAGTTCGACGTCTTCGTGTACCCCGGCGGGTTGCCTGGCGCGGGTTGGAAGCAGCGGGGGCGCCTGTATCACGTCGGCGAAACTAAAAACGGTGTGACGGCGATCGCAGGCCAAGAGCGGACGGGGAAGATCGACAAGGGAGTCGCGACGATCTTCGACCTGGCCGGCAATAAAATCGGCGAACTAAAGCGCATCGAACGCACAAGCCCCACGCTCGGCGCGAAACCACCTGCAGGCGCGATCGTCCTGTTTGACGGCACATCGGCCGATAAATGGAACGGCGGTCGGCTCTCCGACGACGGTTTGTTGGAAGTCGGCTGCACGAGCAAGCAGAGCTTTAAGGATTTCCAGCTGCACATCGAATTTCAGACGCCGTTCATGCCGAAGGCGCGCGGCCAAGGGCGCGGCAACAGCGGCGTCTACCTGCAGAATCGTTACGAAGTGCAGGTGCTCGATTCGTTCGGACTGGAGGGACAGGACAACGAGTGCGGCGGGTTCTATTCCATCAAGAAGCCAGACGTCAACATGTGCTTTCCGCCGCTCGCCTGGCAGACGTATGACATAGACTTTACGGCGGCCCGCTTTGACGATGCCGGCAACAAAACGAAAAACGCCGTCGTCACGGTCCGGCACAACGGCGTGCCGATCCACGAAAACTTCGAGCTCCCCAAGCTCACACCCGGCGGTGCCCCACAAGAGGCACCGGGCGAAGGGCCGCTGCAACTGCAGAATCACGGTAACCCGGTGCGGTTCCGCAATATCTGGGTGGTAGAAAAGAAATCCTAAAGCGGCGATTCGACGATCCGGGCGCCGCGACACGTCGGCCAGGCCATGAATCCTCAGTGACCCCGTGCCGCAGGTTGCACGTAATGAATGCTGAAGAAATGACAGACTACCAGAGCGAAACACGGGACGAGCGGTTAGTGCGAATTCGCCGAGAAATCGCGGCCGGCACGTACGAAACTCCCGAGCGACTGAACATCGCCATCGAGCGATTAGCGGCCGACCTTGAGGATCGGGACGACTTTGCGGCGACGCGCCCACGCAAGCCGAAATAGCCGGTACGCAAAAGCCGCGGGACCTTTTTCCTTTGGCACGTCTTGTGCGGTGTCCATCGCGGCACCTGAGATTTTCGTTCGAGGGGCAATCGCCCTAAGCAGTCGCGCGGTAGAATGTTATTGCCGGGTTGCAGAACGAATCCGGCGGGGCGGCGGAAAAAAGTCGGAACTTCCGCCGTACCCGCCGGGCTATCCGGCCGATGTAATGTGCATTCCACTGCGACTTCGAACCATCCCTCTCGCCTGAAATTCCGTCGGAGGTGCCAACCCAAAAAGCGTGGACCGAGGTCCTTAGACCGGCCGTGCTCAGCACTGCCTGACCTTCGTTCGTCTCGCAGCGACTCCACCGTCGCAATCGGCGAGAGGTTGGATTTAAAAACCGCGACCGTGCTCGCAAGGGCCGGCCGCGGTTTTTTCATGCGCGATTGGTTGCGGCCGCGACCACCCCGTAGGATGGACGGTGTGAACCTTTCTGAGGGGGACGACCTCCTCTTCGGGAGATTTCATTTCAACTCGCGCGACGCGGAGCATCGGTCATGTACTACGTCATGCTTGCGGTGATGCTTGCAATTGGTTATTTCGGCGCGCTCGGTACCGCGGTCGTCTGGAACCGGTATCGGCGTCGCTCCGCGCCAGCCGTGTTGCCGCGGGTTGACGTCTTGATTCAACGCCACTTTCATCCGATCTCACTCAATGACCTTAGGATAGCCGAGCGCGAGTTTCCGTTTCATGTCCGCGCCGATCTGCAACAGGCGATGGCGCGGCACTTCGACGGTAACGGCCGAGCGCCCTATTTCACCGGCGTACGGCGGGAATATCATCACGGTCAAATGTCGTTCGCCGACCTGCTGCACTCGGAACACTATCCGGCCCAGGCGGTGCCCCCGGAATTCGAAGAGTTGGACATCGGCGACGAGCGACCGGTTTGCTGCCTGAAAAACGGACTGTGGTTAACCAACGAAGAAAGTGAACCACTGGCCATCCTCGTGACTTTCGCGGGTACTTACGGCGAGCCGCCGCGACTGAAGGTCCAAGTTGCGACGCGGAACGACCCGGCAGCAAGCCGGCGCGTCGAGCGGTTCTTTCAGGCGTTGGAAGAAGGTGTCCGTCAAGCGGCCTCGTATCGCGGCAAGATTCTGTCGTTGGAAGCGTCTCCGTCCTACAGCGGTATGAGCACGGGCATTACTGTTCACAAGCTTCGGTTCGTCACTCGCGATCAAATCATACTGCCGTTAGCGACGCTTGAGCTCTTGGAACGTAACGTCCTGCGCTTCATCGACCAGCGGGCGAAATTGGCCGCGCTGGGACTGTCGACCAAGAAGGGCCTGCTGTTTTACGGCCCTCCTGGGACCGGTAAAACGCATACGATCCATTACCTCTCTCGCGCACTTCCGGGCCATACGATGCTGTTGATCTCGGCCGAGCAGGTGGGGCTACTCGACATGTACATGACGCTGGCTCGCCTGCTGCAGCCGAGCGTCGTCGTGCTCGAAGACGTCGACCTGATTGCCCGCAACCGCGCCGATATGAATAGCGTGTGCGAAGAGGTGCTTCTCAACAAGCTGCTCAACGAGATGGACGGTTTGAAGGAGAACGTCGACGTGATCTTCATTCTGACGACCAATCGTCCAGAGGCGTTGGAATTTGCCCTCGCTTCGCGCCCGGGCCGCATTGATCAGGCCATCGAGTTCCCGGTGCCGGACGAAGCCGGACGAGAAAAGCTCGTGCGCCTCTATGCCGGCGGTATCGAACTGGCTCCAGGCGTGATGCAGTCCGTCGTGGCCCGAACGGAAGGCGTTAGCGCCGCGTTCATCAAAGAGTTGTTGCGACGCGCGACGCAGTTTCATCTGGAACGCGCCGCTTCGAACGAATTGGAGTGGTCGGATATCGAGGAAGCGCTCAACGAACTGCTGTTCCGTGGCGGCCCACTCAATCGAATGATGTTGGGGGCCCAACGCGAGATGCAGCAGTCGTAAGCGGCCGATGTCGCCAGCGCGGGCCGCTAAGGCCGTCATGACGCGGTCGTCGTCACCTTCTCGCGCAGGCTGGTGGCGTTGGCCCCGAAATTGGCAGGAATCTCCGGATGCTTGCGCACGAAATCGACCATCGCCGGAACACAGTCGCACGGCGCCGGGCAATGAATGCCCGAGCCGGCCAGCGCCGCGTCGAGATTGCGCGTGTCGTATTCGACATCGTGCTTCATGTAGGCGAACACCTCGGGCGGTAACTCGAGTGCCCGCGACAAGGCCGGAAACATTTTGAACGACAGCTTGCCGAGCCAGGGTGGCGCGCTGTACGGAGGCGGCTTCACGCCGAAGCAGGCGAACATCGCCGCGGCCAATTCCCCCATTCGCACCGGCGGATTGGGGAGCACGTGATACGCTTTGCCGGCCGCGCCGGGCTTCTTGGCAAGATATTCCGTGGCGTCGCAAATGAAATCGACCGGCACCATGTAGAAACGCGTCTCGCGGCCACCGTACCAGAAGTACCGGCTCCAGCGGACCCAGCCCTTTTGCTCAAGCGCCACCAGCGTGCGGATGATGAAGTAGGGGCCGTCGTATTTATTGATTTCGCCCGTGCGCGAATCGCCGGAAACGACGCCCGGCCGGATGATCACCGTCGGAATGCGGCTCCAGCGCGCACGCACCGCGACTTCGGCTTCCCACTTAGTAAGCTCGTAGTAGTTCTTCCAACTGCGGGCTTGTTCCAGTTCGTCCTCCAGCACACGGCCGGTGCGCGTGCCGGAAACGTAGGCCGTCGAGAAATAGATCAGCCGCGATAGGCGCGGCAGCGATTCGCAAAAATCGAGCACGTGCTCGGTGCCGGTGACGTTGACCAGCCGCGAGATGGCGTGCGGCGTGGCCAGATCATAGATCGCGGCCAGGTGATAGACGGTGTCGACCTCCTCGGCGAGCCGGCGGCGCGTGGCTTCGTCGAGGCCCAGTTGGGGACGCGTGATATCGCCCAGAACGATCTCGGTACGGTCGCGTCCCTCGGGAAGGGCGTCGCGCGCCGCCTCGGCCGCGCCGCGCATCGCCGGGATGACCAGCAGGCGGACGGTCGTCTCGGGCTCGGACAAGAAGCGATGCAACAACTGTCCGGCAATGAAGCCCGGGTAGCCGGTGATGAAGATGGCCCGTGGCATGTCAGGCCCCTTGCTGACAAGGCGTTGCTCGAGGTGGATTGGGACGCGGTGCCTCTTCGCGTTCTTCGCAGCTCAGTTGGCCGCCGCGGGCGCGGCCAAGTGCTTGTCGAACCAATCGGCGATCGTGACCATTTCGGCGGGCAGGTTGGGCCAGCCATGCGCTTGCCCCTCTTTAACGACCAACTCCGCCGGCACGCCGGCCTCTTTCAGCTTGTCGATGATCAGCTGCGCCTGCTGGATCGGCACGAGCTTGTCCGCATCGCCGTGGATGATCAGCGTGGGCGGATCGTCGGGCGTGACATGGTTCACCGGCGAAATCTGCTTGCCGATTTCCGTGATTTTGGATTCGTCGGTGATCGGCACGAAATGCTTGGTCTCGTTGTCGAACTCCACGAAATCGAACGGGGCGCGGAAATTTTTCAGCACGCCGCGGCCGATGGCGTTTTCGCCGGGCTGCCCGTAATTCAGAAAATCCGTCGGCGGAAAAAAGCAGCCCACCGCCCGCACGCGGCTGCTTTCGCGATCGACCGGATCCTTGGCGGACGAGTCGCCCGCGGTGCCGGCCGTGCCCTGCATGAGCGACAGATGCCCACCGGCCGAGGCGCCGCTGATACCAATGCGATCGGGATCGACGCCGTAATCGGCGGCGTGGTTGCGAATATAGCGCACCGCGCGGTGCATGTCCTGCAGGACTTCAGGAATGGAGAACCTGGGCTGGCTACCGTGTACGACCTCGAAGACGGTGTAGCCGCGCTTGAGCAATTCGGCGGCGAAGGCCGTGTTGACCGACTCGTGCGAAGAGAACCAGCCGCCGCTGACGCAGAAAATCACCGCCGCGCCGTTCTGTTTGGCCGGTCGAAACACGTCCATCGTGAGTGCCGTGCCGAATTTGCGGCCGTAGATCACATCCTCGGTTCGTTGGAAGTCGGGCTCCTCAGCGGCGGCCGCGGAGTAAACCGCCAACACGAAACCAGCGGCAAGCACGGTTGCGACGATTCTGTGGAATCGAGAACGAATACCGAGCGATGGACGGTTCAACGGCAGCGCCGCGGGCGCGCCATTTCCCAGGAAATCGCCAGAAGTTGCGCGGACAGGAAGCATAAGAGATCGCTCCTGAAATGGTTGTGCGAGAAGACGAGTGACGTGCGAGTTGGCCCGCCTGCGAGCGTACTGCCCGATCGCCGGGTAAGCAAGAATTGCGGCAACGGATTTTACAGAATCTTGGCGGCCGGTGCGTCCGCCGCGGCTAACCGATTTTGAATAGCGCCAGGATGATCTCCAGCGCGATGAGCACGATGATCACCACTTCCATGAACTCGGCGCGGAAGGTGTCGGCCCGATCCGACACGATGGAATACACGTCCTCCATCGTTCGCAGCGACCGCTCGATGCTGCGTTCCCACGTTTCCAGGTGGAAACGCCCGGCGAGCAGGCGGTAAACCCGGGCCAGGTATTGATCGCCGACCAGCTTCAGCACGTTGCCGGTCCGCTCGAAAACGTCGTTCGCTTCCATGCGCAGCTCGCCCAGCGCGCGTAGCGGCAGCGCATGAGTGCGCCAGAACGGCAAAAACGAACGCCTCACGGGGTGGATCAATCGGTAGGCCTCGCCCAGCCGGCGGTCGAGTTGCTCGTCCAGGAAACGAAACTCGAGCAATTGCAGATTCGCGAACTCGATGATCTGCAACGTCTCGCCGCAGTCCTGGTCGAGCAAGAACGCCGCCGACCACTCGGCCACGAACAAATCGCGCGGACCGTAGCTGATGCGGCTTTTCAGCGCCTCCTCGATTTCCTGCGGGCTCAAGGGCTCGTCTTCCAAACGCACCAGCCCCGCCAGCCACGCGCCGTGCTCGGCCAGTAATTCAGCGGGCGCCGGCAGCGGCCCCTCGGGCGCGACTTGGAACACGAAATACTCCTCGGTCAGGTCGCTCCAGACTGGCTGGTGAATCGACGGCAGCAGATTCGTATAAACCGGCGCGAATGCCTGGCGCGCGGCATGCACCAACTCGCTCGGCTCGGCCAATGCCCGGGCCAGTCGCACCAGGCCCGCGGGCGATTGCGAAAAGGGGGCTCGCAGCGCCACGCTCACTGCGCCAAAATCAAACAACGTAGCTTCCACCGATAGCGCGACTTCGCCCAGCTCGGCGAGCGCCAACCGCACCGGCGGCAAGCGGAATCTTAGGGGCGGCGGACGATAGGCGATCGATGACGGCGTGCGCGGGCGGCGCGGCAGGCTCTGCGATTCGGCGGGCACCAACTGCCGCGCTCGATCGAGGTTCACTTCGCCCCCGATATCGAAAGCCACGTGTACGTGCAGCGTGCCGGCGAGCAACTCACAGCGCGGCGCGGTGTCGCGGGAATCGCCGCGCGTGACACTCTGGGATTCGCTGCTCATGGCGCGCTAACATCGAAAGGCGGTGTCGGAACGCCTCAATCGTAAGAGAGGAGAGAGGCGCCTGCCAGAAGCAAGGCCACGTGTTTGGTTCGCCGGCGTCGGACGCGATCCAAAAAGATCGGCGGTGCAAAAACACCGCGGGAACGCCGAAGCAAATCAAGAATCCGTTTCGGGATAGATTTTGATTGGCTCTTGCGGCAGCTTCACGCCGGGCGGCAGCTTGGGACGCGGCGCCATGCGGTCCAGGGGAGGAAGACGCTTCAGTTCCGGCTCGAAGTCCGGTTCCGGTTCGGGGGCCGGCGCTGGCGTGCGCGCAGCAGGCTTGTTTGGACTGGCCGGCGCGGCATCATTCGTGCGCGGCTTGATCGGCACCAGGGCCGCGCCCCGCGCGACATCCTGATAACGCATCACATGCTTCGCGACGGACCCGCGGGTCGCGGGCGTTCCCTGCGGAAACAGCGGACTTCGCTCGAGCGCCCGCTCGGCGAGCTCCGCCTTCGTAGCCGCACGGAAAATCTGCAACCGGCCCGTATTCGGCACGAAAGATTTTGGCGGCGGCGCAAGCGTCTTTGCGGGTGCAGGCGGCGATGGCACGGGGCTGCGTTGGTGTTCCGGCTGGCGAACCTTCGTCGCCTGCACCGGCTGCGCGGCTCTTCCGGTCGACGGCGCACGCAACGGATTTACGGGAGCCGACGAGCGCGCGGCCGGTGACATGCGCGGCGCGGTAAGCACTCGCGGCTGCGCAGTATTGGCCGGCGAGGCGGCGAACAGATGGACGGCACTATCAGCCGAGGCTGCCAGGAGGATTGCCGCGCACGCGCTACGCAGCAGTCGCACATTCGTCACGCGTGGCATATCTTTCCCTGTGACCGCGGCAAAACGATGCGGTGCGCGGTATGCGGCGCGCACGGGGCCTGGGAAAAAATAACCCGCCGCGGGTGATTGTCAATTTCACCCGCTCGACAGCGATTCACGTGCGCAATTCTTCCAGCTCCGCCAGGCGCGCCGAAATACGTTCGTCGTCCGGAATCTCGCCGCGCTGCCGGCGATCGGCAAACTCGATCTCGAACTCTTCCAGCTCGTCCTTCAGCGCCAGCCGCGCCATGGGGCTCAATCGATCGATGAACAGCACGCCGTTCAAGTGGTCGGTCTCGTGTTGCACCGCGCGAGCGAAGAGCCCGTCGACCGTCTCTTCGATTTCCTGGCCCGTCAGATCGTAGGCGCTCACGGTGATCGTCTCGGGCCGGCGGATGTGCGCGTGCAGGCCTGGCAGGCTCAAGCATCCCTCCTCGGCCTCGGCCGTCCCCTTGGGATCGCTCAGCACCGGGTTGATGAAGACCTGCTCCTCGTCGGCTTCAGCCGCGTCGCCGGTCAGATTCAAGACGAACAGCCGGTACGGCAGGTCGACCTGGTTGGCGGCCAACCCGATGCCATTGGCCTGGTACATCAGGTCGAACATGTTGCGCACGATTTGCCGCAGCTCGTCGTCAACACGTCGGAGCGGCTTCGAGACACGCCTTAAGGTGGGGTGTGGAAACTGGATAATCCGCAAGCCGATGGCCCTCCTGGGGCGTAAACAAGCCGGGTGACTGCCGTCGATTGAAGTGGTTGCCAGAATTATAGTTCTGCCCGGCCAGGGCATGAAGTCCCAGCGATTCGTCGGCGGCTTCAGAAGTCCCGCTTATGCACCTGGCGAGCGGAATTTCGGCCACGTTTTCGGCCGCCGTAGTCGCCACGATCGGTGAAGCGACCCCGCGAGTGATGTCGCGGTTGGCGATCGTCCGATTTGTCCCTATGATTGGATGGCTGCCCCGCCGGCCCTTCAAAAATCCGGCGCGGGCCATCCTTCTGTGGCCGCCTGAGCGGGCCGATTTTTTCGCCTGTCCGGCCTCGGCTGAACCCCGTTTGTAGGAATCGATCGTCATGGCCAAACAAGGGCCTCGCAAAAAGCTTCCCAAGGAACTGGCCGTTATCAATGCCGATAACTGCACCGGCTGCGAGGCGTGCCTCGAAGTCTGTCCGGTCGACTGCATCATGAAAGTGCAGCAGTACGACAACATGTTCA of Pirellulales bacterium contains these proteins:
- a CDS encoding ATP-binding protein, with product MYYVMLAVMLAIGYFGALGTAVVWNRYRRRSAPAVLPRVDVLIQRHFHPISLNDLRIAEREFPFHVRADLQQAMARHFDGNGRAPYFTGVRREYHHGQMSFADLLHSEHYPAQAVPPEFEELDIGDERPVCCLKNGLWLTNEESEPLAILVTFAGTYGEPPRLKVQVATRNDPAASRRVERFFQALEEGVRQAASYRGKILSLEASPSYSGMSTGITVHKLRFVTRDQIILPLATLELLERNVLRFIDQRAKLAALGLSTKKGLLFYGPPGTGKTHTIHYLSRALPGHTMLLISAEQVGLLDMYMTLARLLQPSVVVLEDVDLIARNRADMNSVCEEVLLNKLLNEMDGLKENVDVIFILTTNRPEALEFALASRPGRIDQAIEFPVPDEAGREKLVRLYAGGIELAPGVMQSVVARTEGVSAAFIKELLRRATQFHLERAASNELEWSDIEEALNELLFRGGPLNRMMLGAQREMQQS
- a CDS encoding DUF1080 domain-containing protein, whose product is MIRPRLISALVFLTSIVGPLVALRAADSSPLVATKAADAGPDYQVQGEYVGEITGKNNPDHIGGHVVALGDGKFDVFVYPGGLPGAGWKQRGRLYHVGETKNGVTAIAGQERTGKIDKGVATIFDLAGNKIGELKRIERTSPTLGAKPPAGAIVLFDGTSADKWNGGRLSDDGLLEVGCTSKQSFKDFQLHIEFQTPFMPKARGQGRGNSGVYLQNRYEVQVLDSFGLEGQDNECGGFYSIKKPDVNMCFPPLAWQTYDIDFTAARFDDAGNKTKNAVVTVRHNGVPIHENFELPKLTPGGAPQEAPGEGPLQLQNHGNPVRFRNIWVVEKKS
- the glyA gene encoding serine hydroxymethyltransferase; the protein is MNFVEKEDPAVWAAIAGEIERQEDGLEMIASENYTSPAVMQAVGSVLTNKYAEGYPGRRYYGGCQCVDVVEDLARDRAKKLFGAEHANVQPHSGSQANLCVYLTALEPGDAVLGLDLAHGGHLTHGMKLNISGRLYHFLNYGVRREDHRIDFDQVARLAKEHKPKMIVAGASAYPREIPHDKFAQIARDCGAKLFVDMAHYAGLVAAGLHNSPVPVADFVTTTTHKTLRGPRGGLSMCKEEYAKDLDRNLFPGIQGGPLMHVVAGKAICFGEALRPDFKDYAKRIIANAKVLAEALLAGGVRLVSGGTDNHLMLVDVTPLGIGGKKAEEVLDLCGITVNKNMIPFDERKPMDPSGIRVGTPALTTRGMGTEEMKRVGAWMIAALKGADDPTTVKRIRGEVSTLCKSFPVPASALTD
- a CDS encoding alpha/beta hydrolase produces the protein MLPVRATSGDFLGNGAPAALPLNRPSLGIRSRFHRIVATVLAAGFVLAVYSAAAAEEPDFQRTEDVIYGRKFGTALTMDVFRPAKQNGAAVIFCVSGGWFSSHESVNTAFAAELLKRGYTVFEVVHGSQPRFSIPEVLQDMHRAVRYIRNHAADYGVDPDRIGISGASAGGHLSLMQGTAGTAGDSSAKDPVDRESSRVRAVGCFFPPTDFLNYGQPGENAIGRGVLKNFRAPFDFVEFDNETKHFVPITDESKITEIGKQISPVNHVTPDDPPTLIIHGDADKLVPIQQAQLIIDKLKEAGVPAELVVKEGQAHGWPNLPAEMVTIADWFDKHLAAPAAAN
- a CDS encoding SDR family oxidoreductase, yielding MPRAIFITGYPGFIAGQLLHRFLSEPETTVRLLVIPAMRGAAEAARDALPEGRDRTEIVLGDITRPQLGLDEATRRRLAEEVDTVYHLAAIYDLATPHAISRLVNVTGTEHVLDFCESLPRLSRLIYFSTAYVSGTRTGRVLEDELEQARSWKNYYELTKWEAEVAVRARWSRIPTVIIRPGVVSGDSRTGEINKYDGPYFIIRTLVALEQKGWVRWSRYFWYGGRETRFYMVPVDFICDATEYLAKKPGAAGKAYHVLPNPPVRMGELAAAMFACFGVKPPPYSAPPWLGKLSFKMFPALSRALELPPEVFAYMKHDVEYDTRNLDAALAGSGIHCPAPCDCVPAMVDFVRKHPEIPANFGANATSLREKVTTTAS
- the def gene encoding peptide deformylase; translation: MRIIQFPHPTLRRVSKPLRRVDDELRQIVRNMFDLMYQANGIGLAANQVDLPYRLFVLNLTGDAAEADEEQVFINPVLSDPKGTAEAEEGCLSLPGLHAHIRRPETITVSAYDLTGQEIEETVDGLFARAVQHETDHLNGVLFIDRLSPMARLALKDELEEFEIEFADRRQRGEIPDDERISARLAELEELRT